The following proteins come from a genomic window of Oncorhynchus mykiss isolate Arlee chromosome 19, USDA_OmykA_1.1, whole genome shotgun sequence:
- the LOC110498294 gene encoding tandem C2 domains nuclear protein isoform X1, protein MAMECINNCCKSFLGKDKAIKQQVITVKMSPARAISSDPRKSVGVSEDYLLSKLPPGGKDVPFVIPTFKPSYIQPPGSRYLGNQTPWLHTSSAYAERKAELSGDSHIIYNPDSSPNMCPGTTPHSTLKKTPRGSGGNMKTGTQSLSKSMFNLSNPSLHSHIQRYDSVSNVQSSSASSSTRDSLGSSRSLESITLSGDERELGMVCVRLSYQEALEQVWITLVQCKDVSLVQNSSEQQKMSFRGIITMTKPVQFKSSVKEGSPDTVFMETFVFTLRLQQLRCSALVFRLQTHHPRKRTVAECVLSLRQLGPEETQHWMELSPPSKTTVCHAELHLATCFQPVNGRIQLQVLAAQNLPAPLSQAFFVKIEMQLQGTVVMKKKTHTLKSSGGQLTWTESFYFPFALDQGFLLSVKLYSRSSVRRKHYLGQVHLGFDSPTQEAAEQWRDSISHPEKMVAVWHRLSGF, encoded by the exons ATGGCAATGGAATGCATCAATAACTGCTGCAAAAGCTTCCTAGGCAAagacaaggcaatcaaacagcaAG TGATAACGGTGAAGATGTCCCCTGCCAGAGCCATCTCAAgtgaccccaggaagagtgtaGGGGTATCGGAGGACTATCTCCTCTCTAAACTCCCCCCGGGTGGGAAAGACGTTCCCTTTGTCATCCCCACGTTCAAACCTTCCTACATCCAACCGCCAGGCTCACGTTACCTCGGCAACCAGACACCGTGGCTACACA CCAGTAGCGCCTATGCAGAGAGGAAGGCTGAGCTGTCAGGGGACAGTCATATCATCTATAACCCTGACTCCTCCCCCAACATGTGTCCCGGGACAACACCACACAGCACCCTGAAAAAGACTCCCCGTGGATCAG GTGGGAATATGAAGACTGGAACACAGAGTCTGAGTAAATCTATGTTTAATCTGTCTAACCCCAGCCTTCACAGCCACATACAG CGGTATGACAGTGTGTCCAACGTCCAGAGTAGCAGTGCTTCGTCCTCTACGAGGGACTCCCTGGGGAGCAGCCGTAGTCTTG AGTCCATCACGTTGTCAGGCGATGAGAGGGAGCTGGGGATGGTGTGTGTCCGGCTGAGTTACCAGGAGGCCCTGGAGCAGGTGTGGATCACGTTGGTACAG tGTAAGGATGTGTCCCTCGTTCAGAACAGCAGTGAGCAGCAGAAGATGAGCTTTAGAGGCATCATCACTATGACCAAACCAGTACAGTTCAAGAGCTCCGTCAAGGAAGGATCTCCG gACACAGTCTTCATGGAGACCTTTGTGTTTACGTTGCGGCTGCAGCAGCTGCGCTGCAGTGCTCTGGTATTCCGGCTGCAGACCCACCACCCCAGGAAGAGAACGGTGGCAGAGTGTGTCCTCTCCCTCAGACAGCTGGGCCCTGAGGAGACACAGCACTGGATGGAGCTCAGCCCCCCCTCCAAGACCACA GTGTGTCACGCTGAGCTGCACCTGGCCACCTGTTTCCAGCCTGTTAACGGACGCATCCAACTGCAGGTCCTCGCTGCCCAGAACCTCCCTGCTCCACTCAGCCAGG CGTTCTTTGTGAAGATAGAGATGCAGCTGCAGGGCACGGTGGTGATGAAGAAGAAGACTCACACCCTGAAGTCCTCCGGAGGTCAGCTGACCTGGACTGAGTCTTTCTACTTCCCCTTCGCTCTGGACCAGGGCTTCCTGCTGTCAGTCAAACTCTACAGCCGCAGTTCTGTCAGACGGAAACACTACCTAGGACAG
- the LOC110498294 gene encoding tandem C2 domains nuclear protein isoform X2, whose translation MAMECINNCCKSFLGKDKAIKQQASSAYAERKAELSGDSHIIYNPDSSPNMCPGTTPHSTLKKTPRGSGGNMKTGTQSLSKSMFNLSNPSLHSHIQRYDSVSNVQSSSASSSTRDSLGSSRSLESITLSGDERELGMVCVRLSYQEALEQVWITLVQCKDVSLVQNSSEQQKMSFRGIITMTKPVQFKSSVKEGSPDTVFMETFVFTLRLQQLRCSALVFRLQTHHPRKRTVAECVLSLRQLGPEETQHWMELSPPSKTTVCHAELHLATCFQPVNGRIQLQVLAAQNLPAPLSQAFFVKIEMQLQGTVVMKKKTHTLKSSGGQLTWTESFYFPFALDQGFLLSVKLYSRSSVRRKHYLGQVHLGFDSPTQEAAEQWRDSISHPEKMVAVWHRLSGF comes from the exons ATGGCAATGGAATGCATCAATAACTGCTGCAAAAGCTTCCTAGGCAAagacaaggcaatcaaacagcaAG CCAGTAGCGCCTATGCAGAGAGGAAGGCTGAGCTGTCAGGGGACAGTCATATCATCTATAACCCTGACTCCTCCCCCAACATGTGTCCCGGGACAACACCACACAGCACCCTGAAAAAGACTCCCCGTGGATCAG GTGGGAATATGAAGACTGGAACACAGAGTCTGAGTAAATCTATGTTTAATCTGTCTAACCCCAGCCTTCACAGCCACATACAG CGGTATGACAGTGTGTCCAACGTCCAGAGTAGCAGTGCTTCGTCCTCTACGAGGGACTCCCTGGGGAGCAGCCGTAGTCTTG AGTCCATCACGTTGTCAGGCGATGAGAGGGAGCTGGGGATGGTGTGTGTCCGGCTGAGTTACCAGGAGGCCCTGGAGCAGGTGTGGATCACGTTGGTACAG tGTAAGGATGTGTCCCTCGTTCAGAACAGCAGTGAGCAGCAGAAGATGAGCTTTAGAGGCATCATCACTATGACCAAACCAGTACAGTTCAAGAGCTCCGTCAAGGAAGGATCTCCG gACACAGTCTTCATGGAGACCTTTGTGTTTACGTTGCGGCTGCAGCAGCTGCGCTGCAGTGCTCTGGTATTCCGGCTGCAGACCCACCACCCCAGGAAGAGAACGGTGGCAGAGTGTGTCCTCTCCCTCAGACAGCTGGGCCCTGAGGAGACACAGCACTGGATGGAGCTCAGCCCCCCCTCCAAGACCACA GTGTGTCACGCTGAGCTGCACCTGGCCACCTGTTTCCAGCCTGTTAACGGACGCATCCAACTGCAGGTCCTCGCTGCCCAGAACCTCCCTGCTCCACTCAGCCAGG CGTTCTTTGTGAAGATAGAGATGCAGCTGCAGGGCACGGTGGTGATGAAGAAGAAGACTCACACCCTGAAGTCCTCCGGAGGTCAGCTGACCTGGACTGAGTCTTTCTACTTCCCCTTCGCTCTGGACCAGGGCTTCCTGCTGTCAGTCAAACTCTACAGCCGCAGTTCTGTCAGACGGAAACACTACCTAGGACAG